A segment of the Carya illinoinensis cultivar Pawnee chromosome 1, C.illinoinensisPawnee_v1, whole genome shotgun sequence genome:
CACTGATTTGGACAATCCACAGGTAGATGCACAACCACAACCGAATGTAAATGATGTTGGTAAGCTGCCATAATCTTAACTGTTCTAATTTAATATGGGTCTATCAATTTATAGAATTCCAGTTTGGGTTTTTAGTACTTAACATGATTGATGTTTCTACAGCGGCAGATGTCGGCTCGGTGCAAGAACCATCAATGCTACCTCCCAAGAAACGAGGACGCGGACCCGCGAAGTGCACCGAGTTTGAGAAGCTACGAAAGCATGGGaagatttctttgaaaatcaatgaTGGCCAAACAGCACCATGTTGTGAGAATGCAATTATGTTTACCACAAGAACAACATGGATATTAAAGCATCATGCAGACATGAGTTATGCTCGATGGACTGATGTACCTGAGAATGTGAAGGATGAGCTTATCGACCgtgtaagggtaagagaaacTACTTCCATTAGATATATGTGATGAATTTGTCCTTGTTTACTAACATTGTACCATTGCATACGTAGAGTGACTTCATATTTGACTGGGATTTGGAGAATCACCGCAAAACTGTTTGGAAACAGCTTCGCAAACGTTTTAATGCATTCCACCATCAGCTTCACACGAAATATTTAGGATACGCAAGTCATGAAGAAGCATTAGCCAAAGGATGTGAATTGGTGCAACCATTGGTTTGGGTTAAGTTATGTGGCAGGTGGGGAAGCGAAGCTTTCAAGGTATTGTAGGTTCCTTCGACATCATATATGTGATCTACTctatttattcatatttctCTTTATAGTATATGGGCTACACAAATAAACTGACTTTGGTTACTATTTTTGATGGCAGAAACTATCAAggcaaaataaagataatagaGCGATGTGTACTACTAATCACACAGCAGGAAGAAAGTCGTTTGTAAGAATACTAGAAGAGAAGGTATTAATAATTTTGAGTACAGCTTTTGATATATAGAGACATGTCTTGATGGTAATCATGTTGAGTGATTCATGGGCTAACCATGTCATGTATGTTAAACTTAATAGCATAGCTTATAGTAATGGTTATTTTTTCACGTTGCATGTATGCAGCGTGAACCTACATCGAACTTAGTGGAGTTCTACAAGGAAGTCCATTGGTCTAAAAAGAAGGACCAATTTGTGTCATCCACTGCAGAAGACAATTATGTGAGGCTTACTTCAATTTAGCATTATTATGTAATGATATATGTATCATCAGCTTGAATTATTTGTTCCAACTTGCATGGTTATGCTGATGTTTGAGATGGGCTTACACCAAAGTTGTACTTATTTGTGTACTGCAGATGAAAATGGTTGAAAAGCTGAGTGATTTAGAACCTGAGGTTCGTACAAGAGAGACAGCAGATGGGGTGTTTAGAGAGGTTTTGGGACATAAGTCGGGGTATGCTAAAGGGTTAGGAGAGATGATAATGCCGGAGTCTACCCAAAAACGTGAGCGAGAGCGCGATAAACAATATGCTGAGTCTATTGAGAGACATAAAAAGGATGCTGAGTACTATAAGGGTCTCCATGATGAATTAAAGGATAATGTGCGAGTCCTGTTGGAAAGACAACAGGAGTATGACAAGTTTATGAAAACCATGATGGCTGAGAGGCAGTCCCAGGGAGAGTCTCTCCCTACTGCCTAGGACGTGGGGACAAAGTATTTTGCCTTTTTTGAGATTGATATGCTGGCCACTCTTTTGCAAATTCTGACACCTTTGGTTTTTGAAATAACTTCAAGATGTATGATGCAGTGTACAACCACTTTTGAGGGCTTTCTTTTTGTGGTAGTGTTTTGGAGGGGGAGTCGTCCAGGTGTGGTATGGTGACAATACTGTAGTGGCTAAATGATTGGATGCACAGCTTAtgtgaagaaatgaaaatggaatACTTGCAATATGCCCCACTGCTTGTTGTTGACTTTTGTCTGGTAATGTGCAACTCTCCCAGTTTGTGGCTTTTATGGTTTTGTATCTTACTTATTAAACAAAgtcaaaaatcatgaaatttttttccatTTGGTTGTAGGTGTTTTGATGTGATTTGATGATGTCGTGGCAGTCACTACTACAGAAATCTGGGTACATATGATGCTATTTTGGCTTTAActtctatcaaatatttatatagatatatatttgatagaagattagatttcacaTTATCTCTTGGATAGTTGGTGTTTTTATTGACTTCACATATCTAATGTATTACTAATCTTATATATGTGTACAACAGTTTTAATGTTTTAACTTGAACTCATCTATGTATAAAAATCATTAAGTGCACAAAACCTACATCCTTGAATGCACAAGGCTAATAATCCATCCCCTCATTGGACAATCTATCCCCTTATATATTTGTGCAACAGTTTTAATGTTATGACAATTAACTCATCTGTGTGTAGAAATCATTAAGTACACAACACCTACATCCTTGAATGCACAAGGCTAATAATCCATCCCCTCATGGGACAATTAAGCTTTTTTAGAGTGGATGGATTTGGTATCTTGTTTGGTATCTGACCCAGGTAGTAGTAATTGGGAGGATGAATCAGTCCACACTATTGCACCCCCATGTTTCAAACTGATTTTGTAGAAGAGCTAAATATGATGGCCATTCTCTGAAGGTTAATCTGGTCTTTTATTACAATGTAGTAGTAGGCTTCTCTCATTAGAACCTGGCTGCAGTACAATGGATATTGTTTGGTTTTTCTGTTCATACCTCATACTGTCACAAATTGCACCATGTATGCTGAATAACTAATTACATTACATATTTAAGCTTCAACAATCTCTCTAGCTGATTATAGTAAAATCTGCAGTTCCATTCATCTGAACTTAAATGTAGTATAGTCCATGCCAAGTTCATGGTACATtgctttaaatataatttaaggtTGTCTGATAATGGTTGTAGTAATGACTCATAAGTGGGCTATTGTTCTAGACAAATGGGGTAAAGAGGATGATCAAGTTGGTTGCTGAACTTCCTGTTGCAAAGAGGATGATCAAGAGCAAAGGTAAAGAAGTCCATGACTTCAAGTTGAGCAAAGCAGCCCTGCTATTATATACTTTTCAACCAAAGGTTAATTATGCTAGCATATCAATGCTTTATTGTGCACTTTGGGAGTCTGAGACTCCGAATATGAATATCATGATCAGACTTAAGTAATAGGATTGATGGAATGTATCTGTTACAGTATTTGACACAGATCGATTTTAATAGTTCATCAATGAATATTACTAGGTACTTTTATATGATGTTGGCAGATATTGTGGCTCGCTGGTTTGGTATTTTTTCCCACTAACTATGGCTAGGTCTTTCATCCATGCTATTGTATTGCCGATGAAATAATATTCTGGGAAGTAAGGCacaattatgagagaaaatgTTATGTAATATCTGGATTTTGGGAACAGAGCAAATTTTATGTATTTGCTCAGGACATATAATTAATTGGGTTGAAaactattttatcattatatagAATAATGGCAACGAAAATTGAGGAAATAACCAATTCAAGTTTTATTGAATTGATCAAAATtaagatatattaattttatggttCTAGAGAGTACGTAAATACATGAACCAACCCCAAATATGTCCAATTTTATGGTTATGGCAAGAGTAAGATTATTATTTCTATCGATTTTTCATACTATTTTCCTCGTTAAAATCCAAACGCTTGTTGATAAAGCTTTATTCCGATTAGATTATGGAGtgatagaaatttttttatccaacaataaaacaatCGATGACAACAACTACTCGCATCAAACCAAAGTTCGTCACGCGTATACAATTGAACATTTGCTTCAATTTTTGTGTTGTCACGAAATTGAAATCTCAACCAGTTTAATTTTGACATTTAAGTTTTTTGCATCAATAAGTTTTTGCCGCAAAAATATGCATATATCGATTGTATTTtctgttgaaaaaataatttgcaACGGCTGAAACTCAAGTGCACAACTTTTTTGCAACCATTATAAAACTTCTTGCATTGCATGTTTTTCGttgcaaaaaaatttaatcaaccATTCAACATGGAATTGGAACATGTTATTGCGTCGGCCAAAATCTATTATTGCAACGGTAAATGCAGTgatgcaaatatatttttttcatcgaTTTTACTGTTTCgatgaaaaaaattagttgcATCCCGACGTTGGCATCCAACGTGCATCGGAGCCAAGGTCAACAAGAAATGTTTTTTGCATCGAATATATGGGTTTTTTGCATCGAAACGCACCGCTGGAAAAGGCCACTTCTTTTGTAGTGGTTCAATCAAACATTCCATTTCGgctatgtttttttatttattatttttctatttctttgatCAATCCcctctttttcactttttgttATGATCTTCATGTTCCTTACTGTAAATAAACCAAGAATATGTTATGTTTGGCTCCAATATTGGTTGGGCTCTTATTTTATGGGAATTAGTCTTGATCagcacataaatatttttttctgattctgattgtttaaattttaacaaaGTTATCATAAAGTTATTTTAACAAAGTTATCGTAAGGTTTTATAGTGTGAAATTATAAGAAAGCTTTCAAAATAAATCACATATAcatttaaatgattttccaaAACTCTAGGGGATGCAATTGCACCCTCTCACATACATGTGGCTTGACCATTGCACGTACGTATCAATGATTATATTCATAAAGATTCAAGTAACATGTTTAGTATTAGGATATGATTCATATTCTCTCTTAAAATAATCGATCATAATTTTAGGTGTTAATAGCTCGTTAAATTAATGAGTCAAGTCAAACTCGAATTTGATGAGTCTATCAAGGGAATTTGATTAAAGAGGAAGGGGCTATcaggtgggataccaagaggcaGCTATTAATAATAGAATTGGGATGCTTGGCCAACTcgaattgtgtttttttttttttttcgtttgtaGGTGTGTTTTCAAGCAAATAAGGGAAGTGCCGACTGGGTTGTTTTCTAACTGCTGTCCGCCAACACGTGCCCCGCCAGGATGTTGGCCAGCCGCTGATCTTCAAGTCCACCACGCACCACTGGGGAGCCACTGGCTGATTCAAAACTTGACTTTTCTGAGACCTCAAACTCCAGAAAAGCATAGTCCGACCGTCGGCTCTCCTCCAGCTACTCTTGCACCAcaacctttgtttttttttgtcttctgtCCCTCCGTTCCATTGATGCTTTggtgtttttttcttaatttgtatTTTCACGGCCTCTATTGTCGTGTTTCTTGTGTGTTTTGGTGTTCTGTTCGTTTCATGTGAAGTCCACGGTGAGGTGATGAGCTGTTGAGCGGTCGCAATCTGAGGCAAAGAGCTGAGAGCGGCGGGCGATGCTACGGCCGGTCTTCACTGTGGAGGTTGCTGTGGTCCGTTCTTAAGCTGGGTGCTCGTGATGCCGATTGCCTGTGGAGGGTGTGCCTTCGGAGCTCATGCCGTGCTCGTGGttgggttgtttttgttttgtgggttATCTGTTTATATAGTTTTAGTATAGGTATATGCTATTGGACTATTTGTTCATAGTAATTGTCTTCGCATTTCGCCTCCCTGATGGTTGGAGGGGCCATCCAGCCTCTGGTCATACAGAgcgtttactctctcttttgagagttttagaagtttaagacaatgtccgtcactttgtgtgcggggaagctcctgagcagttgcgttagttgattttgtagtctggttctcctgatttataagtcacagttgtaactttgtttactgaatgaatgcaatgaagcatatttccataaaaaaaaaaaatgggatgCTTGGCAACTCTaacttgggagagatttaagcaAAACTTAGATGACAAGTTCTTTCTCGAATTGGTTATTAAGCGACCTCCCCCAATATTCGTAGGGTCAAAATatggataattttattgagcctaaatttgatttaatgaGCTATTTTAGATAAGTCTATCAACAAAAATGCATTGAGTTTGGCTATGAATTTTTAATTAGGCCTAGAGGCCCAAAAGTTTTTTAAGGCCCATTGAGGTTTAGACAAGGATTTTGGATGGAATTAATGGGTCAATATTTTTAGAAGCCTAATTGATATTTATCATATAAGTTTAAATAGGCTAAAGactcaaaatttatataataagttaatgaTTTCTATTGAGCAAATGGACCCATATTTAATTGATATTAGGCCCAATGAATTATTTTaacaacccaaaaatatttatttgactcattttgaaaattaagaTAGGTCTATTAGACTTGTTAATTGACCTGGCCATAAAATTATAGCAAGCCTCGTCATTGCctagccattgccaatgctAAGTCCAAAATGTAAAGAAATGTGGAAAAAGCCATCTGCATTGGACTGGATATATGCCCCAGGTTTGACATTTCTACTACAGTAAGTCTTAAGCCTTTTCCAAGTCTGGCGAGAGACTGTTCTGCTGCCAAAgagtaaattatattattttctctcctTCCTCCCGCTCAATATTTCGCTCGTTTATTCTCTTTCCTCCCGAAACTCTCCATTTctagtttcttttctttctttctctggaaaacattttcttttcttcgaCCCACTTCTCTccgtcttctttcttctccaacCCACAAGGCCTCTCCATCTTCTGGATTCTCCAACCCGCAAGGCCTCTGTCTCGCTCTCCATCGGTCATCTTCCTTCTCTCAAACGTaagtctctcttcctctctcttctctcccgcATCTCCGATTCTTATTTTCTAGTTCATCGATTCTTAAAATGGGTTTTTGTTTTGCAATTGTTTTTCTCAAACACTGatctctttcttgattattgCTGGAAAATCGATGCTCCCTTTATTGGGTTCCATTCCGCCTCTCAACTGTTACTGTAAGCGTTTTCCAGTAAAAGGTATATACAATCATTTTGTTCACTCTCATTTTTGGATGAATCCCGATTTTCTGATTGTTTTGGACATTTTTTATGTTTGGAGCTTGCTTTTTAAGTTTTGATTGGTGGAAAAACTCAGCTTGTTGTAGTTGATTGATTTACTTTTATACATCAAACtttcctctctatttttttttttgttttttttttctataagaagGCAATCAAGGAAGAGATTGGCAGAGATTTTCAGTTTGAAATTTCTATTTCATTAAGTTGGTTGTGGTTCTTTTTATTTAGTGAGAAGTATCCCTAATGTTAATTTCCATAGCCGCTGAAAAGTTATGTATTGACTCTTTCTACAAGGAACAAATATGAAGGAacaaaagtaactttataatgcACTGAACACAATTACTTTAACTAAATAAATGACATATTTCTAACTACTGATATGCATTAAACTACATGAGATCTCTCTACTCGAAATATAAAACTACATACTTCATGCATAAATGAAGTTGATTTGTTCTATAAATTCTCAGAATGGGGACACACTATTTCAAGGTTTTGCATTATTCTTCATTTCCCATGGTGCATATTTTTCTCACAAACTGAGGATACTTCATCCATTGAACCCTCAAGTTTTTGAAGTATCACTTGTAAAGgttatattttagtattttctatCACTCTCCGTGTAAAACTAATGGTAAAGAAATGAGAGAGCCATTCCAACCCCTAATGGTGAAACTAATCCAAGCTGAAGTAATAGTTTTTGCTAATGCTTTTAAGTGTCTGCATGTTTCCTACAACTTCGCGTCAGAACTTCAAGCTAAGCAGCTGTGCTTGTTTAATGTTTGAGCTATTATGAGATAAACCGTACCAAGTACTCTTGGCTAGTAACCAAGGGAATTAAAGTAATTGTATGTTACCATGGGTTAACAAGAATGACGGCAAAAGCAAAAACCTACTATCATATAATACCAATACAGTATTTTCTGGATATTTATCACCATTAGTCTTTTCAGTAACAATGCAACTTCCATGAGCTACTGCAGTTTTAACCGTTTTCTAAATATTTACCCCTTTTATCTTTTAAAGTAAAAGAGTGGGGAGAAACCAAGCAATAATGCAATAACTCAAGAGGAATGAGGGTTGTGCTTGTCCTCCATGCCTTCTACAGGtcaagaaaattatcaaaaa
Coding sequences within it:
- the LOC122314038 gene encoding uncharacterized protein LOC122314038, which encodes MEYLQYAPLLVVDFCLTNGVKRMIKLVAELPVAKRMIKSKGKEVHDFKLSKAALLLYTFQPKYLTQIDFNSSSMNITRYFYMMLADIVARCLFQVWRETVLLPKSKLYYFLSFLPLNISLVYSLSSRNSPFLVSFLSFSGKHFLFFDPLLSVFFLLQPTRPLHLLDSPTRKASVSLSIGHLPSLKLKAEKERERKRKSMEDKDGEIKIALAQMTGDRATSMEEQRQGVLKADRERAATFELKKKKFKAKMMLLDLSNLNAMQQEYFGAIQLQIFEEWRSHSGGTSTSPSTPYGSV